From a region of the Panicum virgatum strain AP13 chromosome 2K, P.virgatum_v5, whole genome shotgun sequence genome:
- the LOC120694928 gene encoding CASP-like protein 4B1 → MAAANNCKPPPPPVPVIHHHSKTTAAAAAAAGYQQQSYNDDMSCTTTSYWREERRALDGIVVALRAAAALLTLVAVALVASCRHGDWMEFARYQEYRYLLGASLVACLYSAAQAIRSFRRIRMRAATAGSGGGSSILLLHFAGDQAVAYLLITAASAALPITIRIRSAVINIFTDAMLAAISLAFAAFAALAFSATISGFRISSAAAAQLPY, encoded by the coding sequence GAccaccgcggctgcggctgcggctgcggggtACCAACAACAATCATACAACGACGACATGTCGTGCACCACGACTAGTTACTGGCGGGAGGAACGCCGGGCGCTGGACGGCATCGTGGTGGCGCTGCGCGCGGCTGCCGCGCTGCTGACGTTGGTGGCCGTGGCGCTCGTCGCGTCCTGCCGCCACGGCGACTGGATGGAGTTCGCCCGCTACCAAGAGTACAGGTACCTTCTGGGGGCCTCCCTCGTGGCCTGCCTCTACTCCGCCGCGCAGGCGATACGCAGCTTCCGCCGGATCCGGatgcgcgccgccaccgcgggatcaggaggaggcagcagTATTCTTCTTCTCCATTTCGCCGGCGACCAGGCGGTGGCGTATCTGCTCATCACAGCGGCGTCGGCTGCGCTCCCCATCACCATCCGCATCAGATCCGCCGTCATCAACATCTTCACGGACGCCATGCTAGCCGCCATCAGCCTCGCCTTCGCCGCCTTTGCGGCGCTCGCCTTCTCCGCCACCATCTCCGGCTTCAggatctcctccgccgccgccgcgcaactACCATACTAG